A stretch of DNA from Acomys russatus chromosome 4, mAcoRus1.1, whole genome shotgun sequence:
AGAGTAGCCAAGACTCTTGGGAGAAAACTAGCCAGcctgtgggacccacaaggacagTGCTGCCCTGTGTGCATCTTTGTGTCCCTTGATTGGCAGAGTGGATGGGTGCCTCTGGACCTGCTGTTTGGTTTCTGTGCCCCTAGCTTTAGGCAAATTGTTTTTGAGTGGAGTCACACCCTTCATACACATACCAATGAAGCGAACATATGATATATACTTCAAAAATTGAATAATTCATTCTTTTTAGGATTGGTGTCATTAATTTTAATGCTTGTCTCTGATAGAACAAACATCCTTCATCTTCATTATACTGAAAGGCAGTTCTTCCAACTGCTCTCAAAAACACGTATCCATTTATGTTTTCAATTTACTTTGTGCTATTTTTCAAAAAGTCAGGTCAAGACCTAATTTCTAAAGCAATCTTAACAGTGTTTTATTGTTCGCCGGTGACTTATATGATTAAGGAATCTTTCaggattttctttgttgttgctctttcTGTAGCCTCAGTGCCAATGTCTCATCCTCTGTGCTTTGCAGTTCAGCATCTTGAATAAAAATTCCTGACAAGAAATGGGTATTATACTTTAGCCAATGGCAGCTCCATTTCAACAGTGACATAATTTCTTAGAATTTGTGCTTTCTTATTGCAAACTTCAATCATTTAAATATCAATGGCATTCAAATCCTTGCCATCTACCATCTCTCTGTGATAGAAGGTACTGTGGCTTCTTTTAAGGGAAGCAGTAGAACCCTAATGTtcggtcttaaaaaaaaaatcccagtggtTTATCAAAGCATAAAGGGAGTGGAGCGGTTGACACAGGAGTTATTAGGTTACTGAGCAGACATTTCTCTAGGATCATTACAGAAGTCACtagatgggaggaaggaagacaaagcATGGCAGAGCCATAGATCGCTCTGCTTTAGATGCGTATAAAGAGGAATTCAGTTCaagacacatgaaataaaaaaatgtttaggtCCCTAGTTTATTGGCTTCTACGGGTTTTGACTGcaggtggaagaagaaaggaaggcccTTTCAAAGACAGGAAACATAAAAAGGAGTTCTCCTGAAAATGAATGGCATCATCTACTAGGGGTGATGGTGGCATCAGGACAGGTAGAATAAGGAATGGCTGTAGCACTGTCCTAGGTAGAGTCCATGGCCTAAACCAACAGTGATTTAGAAAATGCCGAGAATGTTCCCTCAGTGAACAGGCTGCTGTGATCGGTGGGTTGAGCAGCCTCCCTCGAGACCTGCCGAATACACCCAGAGTGTTTCTGGGCTATTGTTCTAGATCATATAATTAAATCACCAGCACAATTATGAAACAAATAGTTTCAAACATTCCAAAGTTTCTTCTAATGAGACATAGGCCATATAATTTTAAGTCAACAGTTAACTACCAGAATTGCCATTCATGTGGATAGCTGTTGGTTTGAAATAATTGTATGCTTAAGATAAAAAGACCCAGGGAGAAAGGTTGAGTGTTAAATATATCTATCAGCAATTATAATTTGGTCatacattttataatacattttagaTGAAATAAATTAAGAGGGCTTGCCTATAATGAGTAGGAAATCttacaaataaaaaagtagattGGGGAgataaatatttagtatttaagTGCAAGTCCAGTTACTTACATAGggatattaatttaaaaaaaatctatcaaatatgtttgcttttcattCAGATATTCATTTACCTATgcattaatttgtttttcaacttGTTTAATGACTGTTTCAGGTAGCAGATGTGAATATATAACTTGGGAAATTATAATTTATTGGAAAAATACAACCAGTAAATATGAAGAGGAAATATTTctgcaattaattttttttgtttttgtttttgttttttgagacagggtttctttgtgtagacttgaatttcctggacttgttttgtagaccaggctggcctcaaactcagagctgtctgcctctgcctccctgagtgctgatgaaaggtatgtgtcaccacgcccaacTGCAGTTAGAATTTTTtcaactttgtattttattttgttcattttaaaagcacttaaaaCATTTTGCATAAAGTCAGCTCTGCTTCTCATctgggatttctttttgtttgtttgtttgttttataaaaaccCATTTTAATAGTCAGGTGTATTCTgcaaaataacaattaaaagCATAGTATATTAGATACATGAACCAGTAACACTATTATTACAAGCTGGTATATGGTATTTGCATTATAGAATGTCTAGAAGCACACTAAGTTTCTTTATCACATCATAAATTCAAGTACAACGTAAGGGAACAACAATCggtttgtaatctgaataaattattaaaaaatttaagactaGGTCTAAGGCTTCAGATAGGGCAAAGGAAGGATTCAATATTAGAGGAAAGAAGATAGGAAATACGCCACAAAACGTTCCAGTCAACGATGGACCACAGATAAATGGTCCCatgaaaatttaagaaatgaaaaatccccTATTGGCTATTGACATTGTAGCCATAAATGTCATAGCATAATCCATTACTTTTTCACTTGAATGTATGAtgcaattaaatttttaaaaagagatctgCGTGCCAGTGAGATGGCACAATGGGTAAGGGTACCTACTGTGTCTACTGTGAAACCTGTTGACCTAAGTTCAGGATCCAGGAACCTTATGTTAGTGGGAGAAAACTAAGTTCCACaggctgtgctctgacctccacatacatactCTAGAATGAGTGTGCTTCTCCATCATGCACTACCTaccttcatacatgcatacatcatacacacatacatacatgcatacatacatacattatacatacatacatcatacatacatacatcatacatacatacacacatcatacatacatcatacatacatacatacatacatcatacatacatacatcatacatacatacatacaccatacatacatcatacatacatcatacatacatacatacatacattcatacatacatacatacaaacatacatacaaacatacattcatacatacatacatacattcatacatacatacatacatcatacattcatacatcatacatacatacatcatacatacatacatcattcatacatacatcatacatacatacatcatacacacatacatcatacatacatacatcatacatacatacatacatcatacatacatacatacatcatacacacatacatcatacatacatacaccatacatacatcatacatacatacatcatacatacatacgtcatacatacatacgtcatacatacatcatacatacatacatacatacatacataccaactAAGTAAGtaattaagttaaaaagaaaactttgtgaTTGAGTGTATCTAAGTatccagaacaacaacaaaaaagatggcCATAAGACTATGTGACTTTTATTCAGAGTGCAGAAAACACCCCATTATTTTCTAAGAAGAAACACTATTTTCTTCTTGGACATTGGTTTGAGTTATATGTCTTGACTGCATCTTTTCCAGTAGTGTAGTGATAGGGTGAGGTGTTGGTAAATACCATTAACTACATAAATGTGGTAAATATGATACTAATTTATGCAAAAGCGAAAGGAATACAAAGAATAAGCTGGAAGTTGCATCTTCCTCTCCTCACACCAGCTTCAGTGGTGGTTGTAACCTGTGGGGGAAGCAAGCCTCTTGTAATAAAGTTAAACATGTGGCTGAAGTTAAGTCTCAGTGATAGGGAATATTTGGGCATCCTGAGGATTTGTGTGCTACTCAATCAAATGACCTACTGTTCAagggatgagtgtgtgtgtgtgtgtgtgtgtgtgtgtgcgcgtgtgtgtgcgtgtgtgcatgtgtacgcacatgctcacacatgtgtgtgtgtgtgtgtgtgtgtgtataacagtATACCCACTGTGCTCTAGTAGCCATCAGAGCCCAGAAATACCacttcatttctatttccatatcTTGTGCAGAAGGCAAGTGGACAACCAAGCAGACACTTAGCTGGCATCTGTGTGTACCTCTGTTGTTACCCATACTTGGCTTTGCTAGCCATTTCCCCAGACAGACAATATACCAAGTTTTTGTAATATGTTTGGAGATGTTATATCCTCTATTAGCAGCCTAGCACTTAATTACCGAGATATTAACTTAGCTTATAGGAAATGTAAAAGGAGGAAGGACATAGTTAATGCATATGCAAATTTgttgacataaaaacaaagaggGAGTTTTTACGTTGCAGTTGTTACTTCTGTCACTGTTGACATGATTATAGTCATATCTTCCAGTATCCTTTTCGTGTTCCTTTTATTCTTAGCAAGTACCACAGAATACAGTGGTTGCTTCTCTGGATGAGTGGTCTCAGCTTTCATTCCAGTAAAGTGTAAGCCATTAACAGTCTAATTGTGTATGGATTGATATAATTTTCGGTTACCTTTTATCATAGGAAATATGTTATTACAATGGTCTACGGTTCATTGCCAAAGGCAACAGTCTAACTTTGCCCTTCAAAGTCAACATCAATCAGGTTGTCTGATAAGGAAACTTCTGTCTTAGATTATTGATTCATTGGTGAGAGGAGCCCAGAATGGCCTTAGGGCAGCATCAGATTCCAGTTTTAATGGAAATGTGTTTGTGCTCTGTGGATACAGTCTGTTCTCAAGAGCTAGTCTCTCAGGGGACACAGGCCTAGGAGGTTTGGTAAAGAtggttttcttcctcctttctaagGATGAGATGAGCCACCACATTTTAACCTTCAACTTCTAGAGGAATAATGGAATGAATTTGACATATTGCTCCATAACATGATGGATTTATAATTGATGTATATTAAAGTGAACTGACTTTGGTGGACATTTTGATGGAATTCTGCAGATGGATGCACCTCCCTACATTTAAGCAGTGTACAGTTTCCACCACTTTCATTTCTTGAGACGTTCTCTCATGCATCTTTCCTGCCAACTCTTTTGACCCTTGACACAGAGCACCAATCAACTTTATGTCAACATAGATTATAGCTGCATTTTCTATAATTTGTTAGAAATAGATCAtagattatttattgttttgtgtatGGCCTTTCCCACTGAGGATCATTCATCAAAGCTAATAGTTCATGGTCTTTATGCTGCATCCAGAGTCCATTTTCATTTCAGCATTCCTCTGTGCTCACACATAGtacatttgccttttctttcacttccttgaCATCTATGATTGTACTTATCCCATGCTTCATTGTGTCATAAGTAAATATCCAGGGTTGGGAATTCTGAACCATCAATTCATTTAGTTTTATAAGAGACTGCCAGTTTCTTTCTACAGTAGTGTGTTATTTATCACTCCTGCAAAAGTAAAGAGCATCTCTGTTGTTCCGTATCTTTACCAGACTTGTTGTGAGTCTCCCTCATTTTATCCATCTTAATGGGTAAACAGTGTACAGTCATTGTGGTTCAGTTTTGCATTTTTCTAGTCATAGATCAGATTGACCATATCTCATTGTGCTTACCACTTGAGTATTTTCCTTTTCAAGTATCAGCTTAACTATTTTGCCCATTTAAAATTAGTCTGTTTTCAtactgaagaaaaagaatttatttattttatgtatgagtccCTTGTCATATATATGAATTGTGATTATTTCCCCAATTTTTggatttcttaattttaaaagtataaagttCAAAAGCAGAAATTTTCAGTGTCCTTGAAGTTTATTCCTTATTTaactaattttccttttctggtaCTGCAAGGACTTCACTGCTCTCCCAAAGTTTTAGAACTTCTTTGTATTATCATTCTCTTAGAAAACCTTTATGCTCATAATGAGACAAAGATttgcatttgttttgatttgtttgtttgttttctaaaaatgtgGTCATTATAGCAGTTATACATCTTGTTGCTGGGGAAGTAGCCAACGAAAGTTGGTTAATACaggaagggcttttttttttggctcacagttcgagGGAGACAGTCCATCGATCATGGCTgggcaagcatggcagcagaagtgTGAAGCGGACCCTCCCAtgaggcaagcatggcagcagaagtgTGAAGCGGACCCTGCCAtgaggcaagcatggcagcagaagtgTGAAGTGGACCCTGCCAtgaggcaagcatggcagcagaagtgTGAAGCGGACCCTGCCAtgaggcaagcatggcagcagaagtgTGAAGCGGACCCTGCCAtgaggcaagcatggcagcagaagtgTGAAGCGGACCCTCCCATGAGacaagcatggcagcagaagtgTGAAGCGGACCCTCCCATGAGacaagcatggcagcagaagtgTGAAGCGGACCCTGCCAtgaggcaagcatggcagcagaagtgTGAAGCGGACCCTGCCAtgaggcaagcatggcagcagaagtgTGAAGCGGACCCTCCCAtgaggcaagcatggcagcagaagtgTGAAGTAGACCCTGCCAtgaggcaagcatggcagcagaagtgTGAAGCGGACCCTCCCAtgaggcaagcatggcagcagaagtgTGAAGCGGACCCTGCCAtgaggcaagcatggcagcagaagtgTGAAGCGGACCCTCCCATGAGacaagcatggcagcagaagtgTGAAGCAGACCCTCCCAtgaggcaagcatggcagcagaagtgTGAAGCGGACCCTGCCAtgaggcaagcatggcagcagaagtgTGAAGCGGACCCTCCCAtgaggcaagcatggcagcagaagtgTGAAGTAGACCCCTGCCAtgaggcaagcatggcagcagaagtgTGAAGCGGACCCTCCCATGAGacaagcatggcagcagaagtgTGAAGCAGACCCTGCCatgaggcaggcatggcagcagaagtgTGAAGTGGACCCTGCCAtgaggcaagcatggcagcagaagtgTGAAGCAGATCCTCCCATGACATCTACACTCAGAAAGCAAGAGGAATGCTGGTTTTCAGCtcactttcttctgtgttttagcCTGAGACCCATGGGGCCCATGAGATAGTACTGCTTATGTTCATAGTGaatcttccttttttatttaagcCTTCTGGAAATGTAGTCATAGCTAAAGGTGTTTTAGTTAAACATAACTTCCAGTTGTATTTCAGCACCATTTGTCGAAAagattttcttccattgttttgtGTATTACTATCAGCTAGCCTCAACATTATCCTTACCATAAACGTCTTCTGTTTTAGTTTTGAGCTTATTTCATCTTTGAATGTAAAGTACATTTCTTTATGTAGGCAAAATGCAACAAGGCTAGTTTAATAATACTTGTCTcttaatttgaatatttaatgtgacaattaaaataagaatgaCATTTACaaacatataacataaaaatctaaaaattaaagaactcAGGTATGATTATAAAATGAAGTCTTTAATATAAGACCTATAAGCTATTATTGAGAAAAATACAAGtaaggaaataaatagaaaactgtGAGTATGCATATAATACAATTCAGCCAaaatcaggtgtgtgtgtatgtgtgcatgtgattgtTTGTGTACTTAAAGCACACAATTTCAAAGTggaatatttttagttaatttttgaagttagggttactattgctgtgatgaaacactatgaccaaaatcaacttaggaaggaaaggttttatttggcttacagctctacgtcacagttcatcattaaaggaagtcaggacaggaactcaaacaaggcaggaacctgaaggcaggtgctaatgcagaggccatgaaagaatgctgcttactggcttgctccacatggcttgctcagcctgctttcttatataacccaagaGTGGCCCCATAAAGCCGTTAAGCTTCCCTCCTAAACTTCACAAGCCTCCCCCCATTGTCTGCATTGCCCCCAATATTCTTATATCCTTAGCTTCTATAGAATAGCTAACTGAGCTCTCAGCACTTGATTGGTTTTCTAGCCTAAAATTCCAAAGTCTAATACAGCATGATCAGGTCTGTGACAGCAGT
This window harbors:
- the LOC127188455 gene encoding salivary glue protein Sgs-4-like, which codes for MAGQAWQQKCEADPPMRQAWQQKCEADPAMRQAWQQKCEVDPAMRQAWQQKCEADPAMRQAWQQKCEADPAMRQAWQQKCEADPPMRQAWQQKCEADPPMRQAWQQKCEADPAMRQAWQQKCEADPAMRQAWQQKCEADPPMRQAWQQKCEVDPAMRQAWQQKCEADPPMRQAWQQKCEADPAMRQAWQQKCEADPPMRQAWQQKCEADPPMRQAWQQKCEADPAMRQAWQQKCEADPPMRQAWQQKCEVDPCHEASMAAEV